The proteins below come from a single Acidobacteriota bacterium genomic window:
- a CDS encoding ParB N-terminal domain-containing protein produces the protein MEIDLRDIDAADRSLAISHPWQVDEELEESVRRFGILTPVEVRQDRGKRFQIVHGFRRLEAARRARLQHMPARLVKGDDEFLFWTALEANRTSRGLSVLEAAAAAGILRNRFDYSEKRLTDEVLPRLGRRGDRRTLSRLLQISALDERLQRAIHQGLEAELALRLYKRPRQLQDLVLSRIERYRLGRNKQREFFELLDELLAASGEDSARRFWRESGLAAVEARGRTGPDRFAALLEELRRLRYPSLYRHRHSFRSLLDELDLPSSIRLQEPPNFEGGDLQILLSVSSPRELSEAARRLARAAESPAFQRACALL, from the coding sequence ATGGAAATTGATCTAAGGGACATCGATGCGGCCGATCGCAGCCTGGCCATAAGCCATCCATGGCAGGTCGATGAGGAACTTGAGGAATCGGTCCGCCGGTTCGGCATTCTCACTCCCGTCGAGGTGCGGCAGGATAGGGGTAAACGTTTCCAGATCGTGCATGGCTTCCGCCGTTTGGAAGCGGCTCGGCGGGCCCGCTTGCAGCACATGCCCGCGCGTCTCGTCAAGGGAGATGACGAGTTTCTCTTTTGGACTGCCCTGGAGGCCAACCGCACTTCTCGTGGCTTGAGTGTGCTGGAGGCGGCTGCCGCCGCGGGCATCTTGCGCAACCGCTTCGACTACTCCGAGAAGCGTCTCACAGATGAGGTGCTTCCCCGCTTGGGACGCCGCGGCGACCGGCGCACCCTGAGCAGGCTGTTGCAGATTTCGGCTCTTGACGAGCGTTTGCAGCGGGCCATTCATCAGGGGCTGGAGGCCGAACTGGCCCTGCGCCTTTACAAGAGGCCCCGCCAGTTGCAGGACCTGGTTCTTTCCCGCATCGAGCGCTACCGTCTCGGCCGCAACAAGCAGAGGGAGTTTTTCGAACTGCTGGACGAACTGCTGGCGGCCTCTGGAGAGGATTCAGCCCGCCGTTTCTGGCGGGAAAGCGGACTGGCCGCAGTGGAAGCCCGGGGACGGACCGGTCCCGACCGTTTCGCAGCCTTGCTGGAAGAGCTGCGCAGACTGCGCTATCCCTCTCTTTACCGGCACCGGCACAGCTTTCGCTCCCTGCTGGACGAGCTGGATTTACCCTCTTCCATCCGCCTCCAGGAGCCTCCCAATTTCGAAGGCGGTGATCTGCAAATACTCCTTTCCGTGTCTTCGCCCCGTGAGTTGTCGGAAGCGGCACGAAGGCTGGCCCGGGCTGCCGAAAGTCCGGCTTTCCAGCGCGCTTGCGCGCTCTTGTGA
- a CDS encoding Sir2 family NAD-dependent protein deacetylase translates to MSDTARLAERLRDARYTLVFTGAGISTASGIPDFRGPKGIWKEMKPVYYDEFLSSHEARVRHWEMKLRSHKEYGGAKPNAGHKALMEFDEMGCLQMLVTQNIDGLHQLAGHDDSKVVEIHGTGRLVECCSCAKTLQPDPFYDEFEKTRQPPVCECGGFLKSATVSFGQPMPEDKLEAAFRAAQQCDLVISVGSTLEVEPAASVPRLAKNRGAYYAIVNKGPTAHDSLADLRLEGDAGDLLGRTAHHLRRATLA, encoded by the coding sequence ATGAGCGACACCGCCCGCCTGGCCGAGCGCCTCCGCGACGCCCGCTACACGCTGGTCTTCACGGGCGCCGGGATCTCCACCGCTTCCGGGATTCCCGACTTCCGCGGACCCAAAGGCATTTGGAAGGAAATGAAGCCGGTTTACTACGATGAGTTCCTGTCTTCACACGAGGCCCGAGTCCGCCATTGGGAAATGAAGCTGCGCAGCCACAAGGAATACGGCGGCGCCAAGCCCAATGCCGGGCATAAGGCCTTGATGGAATTCGACGAGATGGGATGTCTGCAGATGCTGGTGACTCAGAATATCGACGGGCTCCATCAACTGGCCGGGCACGATGACTCCAAGGTCGTCGAAATTCACGGAACGGGGCGCCTGGTCGAGTGCTGCAGTTGCGCCAAGACTCTGCAACCCGATCCCTTCTACGACGAATTCGAAAAGACGCGCCAGCCGCCTGTCTGCGAGTGCGGGGGCTTTCTCAAGTCAGCCACCGTCTCTTTCGGCCAGCCGATGCCGGAGGACAAGCTGGAAGCCGCGTTTCGAGCTGCCCAACAATGCGACCTGGTGATTTCGGTGGGTTCCACCCTGGAAGTGGAACCGGCGGCCTCCGTCCCCCGGCTGGCCAAGAACCGCGGAGCCTACTACGCCATTGTCAACAAGGGGCCGACCGCCCATGACAGCCTGGCAGACCTGCGTCTGGAAGGAGACGCCGGAGACCTGCTGGGCCGGACCGCGCACCATTTACGCCGTGCCACTCTGGCCTGA
- a CDS encoding ferritin codes for MLSDKMEKELNKQVNAELESFYVYLSMASYMESVDLLGFAHWMREQADEEMSHAMKIYDYIHERDGRVVLGEIAAPPSQWDGVGAVYKAAYEQEVSISRKIDKIVDLAIKEADHATHSFMQWFVNEQVEEVATVKTIIQKLKLIDGAPGGLFLLDREMGQRPGDSHED; via the coding sequence ATGCTTTCAGATAAGATGGAAAAAGAGCTGAACAAACAGGTCAACGCCGAACTGGAATCGTTCTACGTCTACCTCTCCATGGCCTCCTACATGGAATCGGTCGATCTTCTGGGCTTCGCTCATTGGATGCGCGAGCAAGCGGATGAAGAGATGAGCCACGCCATGAAGATTTACGATTACATTCATGAGCGGGACGGGCGCGTGGTGCTGGGCGAAATCGCCGCGCCGCCCTCTCAATGGGACGGGGTAGGCGCCGTTTACAAGGCGGCCTACGAGCAGGAGGTTTCCATCTCCAGGAAGATCGACAAAATCGTCGACTTGGCCATCAAGGAGGCCGACCACGCCACCCACTCCTTCATGCAATGGTTCGTCAACGAACAAGTCGAAGAAGTGGCCACCGTCAAGACCATCATTCAGAAACTCAAGCTTATCGACGGCGCTCCGGGAGGCCTTTTTCTACTCGACCGGGAGATGGGTCAGCGGCCGGGCGATTCCCACGAAGATTAG
- a CDS encoding transglycosylase SLT domain-containing protein, with protein sequence MRFTLESMLRLALATALLLIAGCSKKTPDQPPVSAQRDDGQVERGPTADQSEQEAGKEAERLHRQRWMSLLKESRSRARRAQVLYRQGRADEGERIFESLLNDLRKSPFDFPSHPQVERTYNELLRRFQDLQLSRAAARDDYSAGDESVPVPQETTPLEEADDVNLYTIEIDPDLRDLVHEELLDARFDLPVVLNDAVLKALEFHTERSRKSVETGLRRVGRFRPLFEKAFEEAGVPKDLIYMSYVESLFNPRAYSRAHARGLWQFMSPTARDFGMRVDWWIDERSDVEKSTYAAARYLRQLYDKFGDWYLVLAAYNGGPGRLERILKRHGQMDFWEISRKRLLPRQTRNFVPLILSTIIVFNNPQRFGFEVEEDPPLNLEKVPVPHQVDLGKAASLIGMTGQELADLNPELRRGVTPFQMEGYQLKVPAGWGDGLDEKLAELPPEERTRFARHRVRQGETLGQIARRYGTSVRAIAQLNDIPNVHRISLNQNLLIPVNQKAAPVNPRSVPSSGEHVVSRGDTLYRIARLYRIALEDLLRWNKLTRASVIYPGQALRLSRSQEDGGQ encoded by the coding sequence ATGCGCTTCACGTTGGAATCCATGTTGCGGCTGGCCCTGGCGACCGCTCTCCTGTTGATCGCCGGGTGCTCCAAGAAGACTCCCGATCAGCCCCCGGTTTCGGCTCAACGGGATGACGGCCAGGTCGAAAGGGGACCCACCGCCGATCAATCCGAGCAGGAGGCCGGAAAGGAAGCCGAGCGGCTCCACCGTCAACGATGGATGAGCCTGCTCAAAGAGTCCCGAAGCCGTGCCCGACGGGCTCAGGTCCTCTACCGCCAAGGGCGGGCCGATGAAGGGGAGCGGATTTTCGAGAGTCTACTCAACGACCTGCGCAAATCGCCCTTTGATTTCCCCTCCCATCCCCAGGTGGAACGGACCTACAACGAGCTGCTGCGCCGCTTTCAGGACTTGCAGTTGAGCCGGGCCGCCGCCAGGGACGACTATTCCGCAGGGGACGAATCGGTCCCTGTCCCGCAGGAAACCACTCCCCTGGAAGAGGCCGATGACGTCAACCTCTACACCATCGAGATCGATCCTGATCTGCGCGACCTGGTGCACGAAGAACTGCTGGATGCCCGCTTCGATCTTCCCGTGGTGCTCAACGACGCCGTCCTCAAGGCTCTCGAGTTTCACACCGAGCGTTCGCGAAAGAGCGTCGAGACCGGCTTGCGCCGCGTCGGGCGTTTCCGTCCCCTTTTCGAGAAGGCTTTCGAGGAGGCCGGGGTGCCCAAGGACCTCATTTACATGTCCTACGTCGAGAGCCTCTTCAATCCGCGCGCCTACTCGCGAGCCCACGCCCGCGGACTGTGGCAGTTCATGTCTCCGACTGCCCGCGATTTCGGGATGCGGGTCGACTGGTGGATCGACGAGCGCTCGGACGTCGAAAAATCGACCTACGCGGCGGCCCGTTACCTGCGTCAGCTCTACGACAAATTCGGCGACTGGTACCTGGTGCTGGCGGCCTACAACGGCGGACCCGGACGGCTGGAGCGCATCCTCAAGCGCCACGGCCAAATGGACTTTTGGGAGATCTCGCGAAAACGCCTCTTGCCCCGCCAGACCCGCAACTTTGTGCCGTTGATTCTGTCCACCATCATCGTTTTCAACAACCCGCAGCGCTTCGGCTTCGAGGTGGAAGAAGATCCTCCCCTCAACCTCGAGAAGGTTCCAGTGCCTCACCAAGTCGACCTGGGCAAGGCGGCCAGCCTGATCGGCATGACGGGGCAGGAGCTGGCCGACCTCAATCCTGAACTGCGCCGCGGCGTCACGCCCTTCCAGATGGAGGGCTATCAACTGAAGGTGCCCGCGGGCTGGGGAGACGGTCTGGATGAAAAACTGGCGGAACTGCCTCCCGAAGAACGCACTCGATTCGCCCGTCATCGAGTGCGCCAAGGTGAAACGCTGGGCCAGATCGCGCGCCGCTACGGCACCTCGGTCCGCGCCATCGCCCAACTCAACGACATCCCTAACGTGCACCGAATCAGTCTCAACCAGAACCTTCTCATCCCGGTCAACCAGAAGGCCGCCCCCGTGAACCCGCGATCCGTTCCCTCCAGCGGAGAGCACGTTGTCAGCCGGGGCGATACCCTCTACCGCATCGCCCGGCTCTATCGGATTGCGCTGGAGGACCTGCTGCGCTGGAACAAGCTCACCCGCGCTTCGGTAATCTATCCGGGTCAAGCCCTGCGCCTCAGCCGCTCCCAAGAGGACGGCGGCCAATGA
- a CDS encoding MFS transporter: MITERLPQGYSASHKWTAVGFLTLAVLLSMGLWFSASAVTPTLMRRWSLDSASAAWLTMAVQIGFVAGALASALLNAPDRWAPRYLFALGAFAGAAFNAAIPLWPSWLWAVPLRFATGFCLALVYPVGMKIMATWTRRDRGLVLGLVVGALTVGSASPHLIRSLGGIDEWPRVLYTASGLSALGGLLVLRFGRRGPFGLPAAPFRWRQMGESLRDPALRLANLGYLGHMWELYAMWTWVPVYLAELYGSSHQAQRRASLAAFLIIACGGPLCVAAGRLADRWGRTRTTILCMSVSGACALAVGWAGLVSPWAATALAVVWGLAVIPDSAQFSGAVSELGDARYMGTLLTTQTCMGFLLTMASIRMVPALKAYAGWPLAFAALALGPALGAWAMFRLQRSPQAAKLSGGLG, from the coding sequence ATGATCACTGAGCGGCTCCCCCAAGGCTACAGCGCCTCTCACAAGTGGACGGCGGTGGGCTTCCTGACCTTGGCCGTGCTTCTTTCCATGGGCCTGTGGTTTTCCGCCTCCGCCGTCACTCCCACGCTGATGCGGCGCTGGTCGTTGGACAGCGCTTCGGCGGCCTGGCTGACCATGGCCGTACAGATCGGCTTCGTTGCCGGGGCCTTAGCCAGCGCCCTGCTCAATGCTCCCGACCGATGGGCTCCCCGCTACCTGTTTGCCCTGGGAGCCTTTGCCGGAGCCGCCTTCAATGCCGCCATTCCGCTGTGGCCCTCCTGGCTGTGGGCCGTCCCTCTTCGCTTCGCCACCGGATTCTGCCTGGCTTTGGTCTATCCCGTGGGCATGAAGATCATGGCCACCTGGACGCGCCGCGACCGAGGTCTGGTCTTGGGTCTGGTGGTGGGAGCGCTGACCGTGGGCTCGGCTTCCCCCCATCTGATCCGCTCATTGGGTGGCATCGACGAATGGCCCCGAGTCCTCTACACCGCTTCTGGGCTCTCGGCCCTGGGCGGACTGCTGGTGCTGCGCTTCGGACGGCGGGGGCCCTTCGGTCTGCCCGCCGCCCCCTTTCGCTGGCGTCAGATGGGAGAGTCGTTGCGCGACCCCGCCCTGCGTCTGGCCAACCTGGGCTATCTGGGTCACATGTGGGAACTCTACGCCATGTGGACCTGGGTCCCCGTCTACCTGGCCGAACTCTACGGTTCCTCTCATCAGGCGCAGCGCCGAGCTTCGCTGGCGGCCTTCCTCATCATCGCCTGCGGCGGGCCGCTGTGCGTGGCCGCGGGGCGGCTGGCCGACCGCTGGGGGCGGACGCGCACCACCATCCTCTGCATGAGCGTGAGCGGTGCCTGCGCCCTGGCCGTGGGATGGGCCGGGCTCGTCTCTCCCTGGGCCGCCACAGCCTTGGCCGTGGTTTGGGGGCTGGCCGTCATTCCCGATTCGGCCCAGTTCTCGGGAGCCGTCAGCGAGTTGGGGGACGCCCGCTACATGGGTACCCTGCTGACCACCCAGACCTGCATGGGATTCCTATTGACCATGGCCAGCATCCGCATGGTGCCGGCGCTGAAGGCGTATGCCGGCTGGCCCCTGGCCTTCGCCGCCCTGGCCCTGGGCCCCGCCTTGGGAGCCTGGGCCATGTTCCGCTTGCAACGCTCGCCTCAGGCCGCCAAACTCTCGGGAGGTTTGGGATGA
- a CDS encoding glycoside hydrolase family 3 N-terminal domain-containing protein, whose translation MKGRKFVSLIFLALMACTATPRQEEGASGQPQAAPDLPPQLDEWIGHMLMVGFRGTRLEDDDPFLRQIGSLHLGGTVLFDYDVPSGRPLRNIEDAQQVRQLTRTLQAAAAHPLLIAIDQEGGRVARLKPRHGFPETLSQQALGRLDDQQRTRRQAREVAQLLRDLGVNVNFAPVLDLNLHPQNPIIGAYQRSYSEDPEVVVRHARWTIDEFHRQSLLAAVKHFPGHGSSRQDSHLGLPDVTPYWQPVELIPFARLIEEGLPDMVMTAHLYHSQWDEELPATLSPQVIEGILRQRLGFEGAVVSDDLQMGAIAQRYELGETVLRAVEAGVDILVFSNNSPAGYDPEIAPKAHAALRQLVQQGKISPRRVRASYERVRRLQSRLPPID comes from the coding sequence ATGAAGGGCCGCAAGTTTGTTTCCCTGATTTTCCTCGCGCTGATGGCGTGCACGGCGACTCCCCGGCAGGAGGAGGGCGCGTCCGGCCAACCCCAAGCCGCCCCAGACTTGCCCCCGCAGCTCGACGAGTGGATCGGGCACATGCTGATGGTGGGCTTTCGCGGCACCCGCCTTGAAGACGACGATCCGTTCTTGCGGCAGATCGGCAGCCTGCACCTTGGGGGCACGGTCCTCTTCGACTACGACGTCCCCTCGGGCAGGCCCTTGCGCAACATCGAGGACGCCCAACAGGTGCGCCAATTGACCCGCACCCTGCAGGCGGCGGCCGCCCATCCCCTGCTCATCGCCATCGACCAGGAGGGAGGACGGGTGGCCCGCCTCAAGCCGCGCCACGGATTCCCCGAGACGCTCTCCCAACAAGCTCTAGGTCGTCTCGACGACCAGCAGCGCACCCGGCGACAAGCCCGCGAGGTGGCCCAACTGCTTCGCGACTTGGGCGTCAACGTCAATTTCGCTCCCGTCCTCGACCTCAACCTGCATCCGCAGAATCCCATCATCGGCGCCTACCAGCGCAGCTATTCGGAGGATCCGGAGGTGGTGGTCCGCCACGCTCGCTGGACGATCGACGAATTTCACCGCCAGAGCTTGCTGGCCGCCGTCAAGCACTTCCCGGGACACGGCTCGTCGCGCCAGGACTCCCACCTTGGCCTGCCCGACGTCACTCCCTACTGGCAGCCCGTCGAATTGATCCCCTTTGCACGCCTCATCGAAGAAGGACTGCCCGACATGGTGATGACGGCTCACCTCTACCATTCTCAGTGGGACGAAGAATTGCCGGCCACACTCTCGCCTCAGGTGATCGAAGGGATTCTGCGCCAGCGCCTGGGATTCGAGGGAGCGGTGGTCTCCGACGACTTGCAGATGGGCGCCATCGCCCAGCGCTACGAGCTTGGGGAGACGGTGCTGAGAGCGGTTGAGGCGGGCGTCGATATCCTGGTCTTCTCCAACAACAGCCCCGCCGGCTACGATCCTGAAATCGCCCCCAAAGCCCACGCCGCCCTGCGCCAACTGGTGCAGCAAGGAAAAATTTCGCCCCGGCGCGTCCGCGCTTCCTATGAGCGGGTCCGACGGTTGCAGAGCCGGCTGCCTCCCATTGACTGA
- a CDS encoding GMC family oxidoreductase: MIDTPQSIQEGQLLEFDLCIAGAGAAGISMALQLEGSGLKIALLEGGGLNPPPFSDQHPFHGRNVGREYSLIGTRLRYFGGTTNHWGGWCRPLDPIDFERRSHSDLSGWPLTRQDLDPAYREACRLCEIDPPLFDLQDLGETGRPETEFFHHYDQDLAAKNFRFSPPTRFGQRYRPDIEKAADVTCFIDSTLVEIERNGKRVERLRLRSQEKEFFVKATTVVLALGGIENARLLLASDSRDPQGLGNESGFVGRCFADHLGRTLGQVLTSWKAPYVMYRHDGLQLLPHLSLSPQILRSQGLVNFGVAFLSSRGEQFLSSDYLHDQTLFADWKGSSKMGFYHMVARFEPTPNPDSRVTLIEERDQYGLRRVQLDWKLNEAEFESLDRISEILARRIGAAGVGRMRRAFLNPKGARQASMTYQAHQLGTTRMSEDPTRGVVDANCRVHSLENLYLAGSSVFPTFGFANPTLTIVALAVRLAEHLRDRLKPEKKDG; encoded by the coding sequence ATGATCGACACTCCCCAATCTATCCAGGAAGGGCAATTGCTGGAGTTCGACCTGTGCATCGCGGGAGCCGGCGCCGCGGGCATCTCCATGGCGCTGCAACTGGAGGGAAGCGGGCTCAAGATCGCGCTGCTCGAGGGAGGCGGGCTCAATCCGCCGCCCTTCAGCGATCAGCATCCTTTTCATGGGCGCAACGTGGGGCGCGAGTACTCCCTGATCGGCACGCGCCTGCGATACTTCGGAGGCACCACCAATCACTGGGGAGGATGGTGCCGCCCTCTCGATCCCATCGATTTTGAAAGGCGCTCCCACTCCGATCTGAGCGGGTGGCCTCTGACCCGCCAGGACCTGGACCCTGCCTACCGGGAGGCCTGCCGGCTATGCGAGATCGACCCCCCTCTCTTCGATTTGCAGGACTTAGGCGAAACAGGCCGGCCCGAAACCGAATTCTTCCACCACTACGATCAGGACCTGGCGGCCAAGAATTTTCGCTTCAGTCCGCCCACCCGTTTCGGCCAGCGCTACCGCCCCGACATCGAGAAGGCGGCCGACGTGACTTGCTTTATCGACTCCACGCTGGTCGAGATCGAGCGGAATGGAAAGCGTGTCGAGCGTCTTAGGCTGCGCAGCCAAGAGAAAGAGTTCTTCGTCAAGGCCACAACCGTGGTGCTGGCGCTAGGGGGCATAGAGAACGCCCGCCTGCTCCTGGCCTCGGACAGCCGGGATCCACAAGGGTTGGGAAATGAAAGCGGATTCGTGGGCCGTTGTTTCGCCGACCATCTGGGACGGACGCTGGGGCAGGTCCTGACCTCCTGGAAAGCTCCTTACGTCATGTACCGTCACGACGGTCTGCAGCTTCTGCCTCATCTCTCGCTGTCGCCTCAGATTCTGCGCAGCCAGGGATTGGTCAACTTCGGAGTGGCCTTTCTTTCCAGCCGGGGAGAACAGTTCTTGTCGAGCGATTACCTGCACGATCAGACCTTGTTCGCCGACTGGAAGGGGAGTTCCAAGATGGGCTTCTATCACATGGTGGCCCGCTTCGAGCCCACGCCCAATCCGGACAGCCGGGTCACCTTGATCGAGGAGCGCGATCAGTACGGTTTGCGCCGGGTGCAGTTGGACTGGAAGCTCAACGAGGCGGAATTCGAGAGCTTGGACCGGATTTCCGAGATCCTGGCACGGCGCATCGGTGCCGCCGGGGTGGGCCGCATGCGGCGGGCTTTCCTCAATCCTAAGGGCGCCCGCCAAGCCAGCATGACTTATCAGGCTCATCAACTGGGCACGACCCGCATGTCGGAGGACCCCACCCGCGGAGTCGTGGACGCCAACTGCCGCGTCCACTCCTTGGAGAATCTTTACCTGGCCGGAAGTTCCGTTTTCCCCACTTTCGGCTTCGCCAATCCCACCCTGACCATCGTGGCCCTGGCGGTACGCTTGGCCGAGCATCTGAGAGACCGCCTCAAGCCGGAGAAGAAGGATGGCTGA
- a CDS encoding cupin domain-containing protein → MTKRRWICIVALALMMQWAMGQGNQSQQEKASSRGEGWQAFEWKGLMEDAARTGSPWHPFLTQPTLSMGVYRLPAGSDDGQSPHEKDEVYYVAQGQAVLRVGEDDIPVSPGSVLYVRAGADHHFHSIAEDLVVLVFFSAAEPPQAPRPRGSNDH, encoded by the coding sequence ATGACGAAGCGCAGATGGATTTGCATTGTGGCGCTTGCCTTAATGATGCAGTGGGCCATGGGGCAAGGGAATCAAAGCCAGCAGGAAAAGGCGTCATCTCGAGGTGAAGGCTGGCAGGCCTTCGAGTGGAAAGGCCTGATGGAGGATGCTGCCCGCACGGGCAGCCCCTGGCACCCCTTCTTGACCCAGCCGACCCTCAGCATGGGCGTCTACCGGCTGCCGGCAGGTTCGGACGACGGCCAGAGCCCTCATGAGAAGGACGAAGTCTATTACGTAGCTCAGGGGCAAGCCGTCCTGCGCGTCGGGGAGGACGATATTCCCGTCTCTCCGGGCTCTGTGCTCTACGTGCGGGCGGGAGCCGACCATCATTTTCACTCCATTGCTGAAGACCTGGTGGTGTTGGTTTTCTTTTCAGCGGCTGAACCGCCACAAGCTCCTCGGCCGCGCGGCTCCAATGATCACTGA